The Hemiscyllium ocellatum isolate sHemOce1 chromosome 31, sHemOce1.pat.X.cur, whole genome shotgun sequence sequence cacagcaaGTTACAATACAtaataatgacttggaggaaggaagcaaacGTAGGCAACCAATCTGCAGATGGCACAATAATATGCGGAAAGACtggttgtgagagggatacaaatggtttacagagagacattgagaggttaagtgggcaaaaagtttgCAAAAAGAGTATAGTGTATAAAAATGTGAAGCTGTTGATCCTGGAAGGgaaaacaaaaaacagaatattatttaaatggagaaaagctgaagaaagctgcaatacaaaagGACCTGGGAGTACTTGCGAATGAAAAACAGAAACATAGAAAGCCAGCACAGAGGTTCagtaggtaatcaggaaggctaatggaatggtggcccttatttcaaggggtttggAGTATAGGATTGGGGAagttttactgcaactgtacaaggtactggtgagaccacatatgGAGACCACgtatgtgagcagttttggtccccttatttaagataTTATTTCATGGGAGGTGGTTCAGAGAAAGTTGACGAGGATGatctctggtatggagggattgtctatGAGCAAAGGCTatacaggttgggactctactcactggaatttagaagaatgagaggtgatcccacTGAAACATttcggattcttaaggggcttgacagggtcaatgctcaGAGGATGTGTCCCCTCCTAGGAAAGTCTAGGTCCAGAAGGCATAGTGTCAGAATAAAGATGAACCAATTTaagactgggatgaggaggaatttcttttctcaatgggttgtaagtctttggaacttcttacatcagaaagctgttggggcACAGTCCTTGTGTCTTCTtgaggctgagatagagagagtTTCTTGATTAGTTGGGGAATGGAGGTTTATGGGAAAAATCAGGAAAATGGATGTAGGAATGTTGAATTagtcatgatcctgttgaatggcagagcaggctcaaggggccgaatggcctactcctgttcctatttctcatggtcttGTAAGATTTACATTTCTGGAACACctttacatagaaacataggaaataggagcaggaataggccatttggcccttcgagcctgttccaccatgcaTTATGATCAGGGCTGATCACAAGAAACGGCCCAAGGAGCTTCACAGGAGCACTCTAAAATGGGAGAAAGTGTGATAGAGAGGCAGACACATTTAAGGAGGCAATTGCGGAGCTCGGAACCCAGGCAGCTGAGAGTACAACTTCAACTGGCAAAGTGATTAAAATCATGAATGCACAACATGCCAGGATTGGGAGTTTgtgaggctggaggagattacagagagagggaaggacaaGGAGGGATTAAAAACaaggaagagaattttaaaattacctTGTGGTCTGACCTGTATAGGtcagacagcacaggcctgaaaGGAGAATGGAGCCTGGTGTGAGTTGAGATTTGAGTAACAGAGGTTTGTAAGAATGAGGGTAGAATTTGGGAGAGCACCCAGGTGTGAGCAGAATTGTCGAGTGTTAGTGGTAACAAAGGAATGGATGAGAATTTCAAGACCAGATGAGCTGCGACATAGAGGAAAGTCAAATAATGCTACAGAGCTGGAATTAAACAGCTCTAATGATGGCATGAATGAAGTGGAAGCTTACGTTGGGATTAAACCAAGGGTATGAACAGAAGGACAATCTCAGACTATTGCCAAGGAGAGTAATAAAGTCAGTAATTAAAGAGTTTGGAACAGAGACTGGAAACAATGGTGAAAATAGCCAGAGCAGGGAATTGGTTAGGAATCCTGGGATCAGAAACCACCCACATTCTTGAATGGATCTGGACTTGTCCCTAATGCATGGAAATCTAGATCTTCATCCATGAGCCATTGTAAGTATGAGCAGGTCTGTCCAAATATCCAGTTTGGACCAATGCAGGATACCTTTCAGCTGTTGTATTATTATGTACAGCTctaaagtgggcagcacggtggcacagtggctagcattgctacctcacagcaccagagacccgggtttaattcccacctcaggacaactgtctgtgtggagtttgcacattccccctgtatctgtgtgggtttcctccgggtgttctggtttcctcccacagtccaaagatgtgcaggttaggtgaattggccatgctaggtgtaggggtatgggtctgggtgggttgctcttcggcgggtcggtgtggacttgttgggccgaagggcctgtttccacactgtaagtaatctaatctaaagatcctATTCAGAGCAAATTGAAGTGAGAGGTGAGACTGGAGTCCTGCTTTCATTCAGGACAGTTTTACCTTCATTTTTTTGTTAGACATCTTAAGTTGCTTCTCCAATTCCCGTTTCTGCTGTTCTAAAGTCGTCACTTTCCCTGAAAAGAAAAGGAATTAATCAATGCATTAATCAATTAATTAGTACACCCTGGTCCAGGTAGGCTCAGGTGCAGAGGTGCTGGCATACCCCACTGTCTGAACACTGTTCCTGTTATAAATGTGTGACTTGGGTCCAGAAACAATTGCAAATTCTTTACATTTTGTACTGTAATAAAATACAGAATTCTTTAGGGATTTATTAAATTtctaaaagaaaaatgaaatttgAACAATAAGTTAAATATTGCAGATTGGCTGGTAGAATCTGCAATATCTGTATTGACATTACAAGTGAGGAGTCACATCGGGAAACAGGAGAGGGTTCGCGAGTGACAGTAGGTCAGTCACATTTTATGTCAGGACAATGTGGTGAAGCAATTAAAATAATGGAATATTAGGACAAAGCCAAATAACGGTGTAAACCTCATGGAGGAGGATGGTGGGAGGGGTGTAGAAAAGAGCAATTAATAAAGGCAAATACCAAAGCGAtgagatttcagaaaagatttgagaaGCACAGAATTGGGCAGAGAAAAGGTGAATACAGAATGCTACTTAGACAGTAttataaaaaaaacaattaagtTAACAAAGACTAaatttacatttttattaattcatgggctaggggcagcatttattacccatccctagttgccccttgagaaggtgggggtgaacaactgcagtccatgtgctgtgtgtAGACCCGTAATgttttagggaggaaattccaggattttgacctagtgacactgaaggaatggcaactcaggatggtgagtgacttggagatcAACTTGCAAGGGCTGATCCTGCCATGTTCTTCTAGTTAGaaatggttgtggatttggaaagtgctgtttaaggatcttggtgaatttctgcagtagacagtacacattactgctactgagcattggtgaagggagtggatgtttatgaATGCAATGCCATTCAAGTGTGCTGCCTTGTCCTGAATAgtgacaagttgttggagtgttgttggagctgcacccatccatgcaagtggggagtattccatcacactttgatttgtgttttgtagatgatggacagactttgaggagtAAGGAGGTGAATTAATCACTGAAGAATTtataacctctgacctgctctcctAGCCACAATATCTTTAAGGCTGACCGAGTTCAGTATCCTCTGGCTGATGAATGTTGAGGTGTCAGGACAAGGTTTTAGGGTGTTGGGTGTTCTGGAATTTAAAAAGTTCCCGAAACTCCCTCTGACCCTCACTATCAGTCCAGTCGTGACGATCTGTGATGGAAATACTGACTTACCTTCAAGGTCCAGGATGGTCCTGTTGTTATGCAGTTGAACTGTTTGAAGCTGCTCCACGTGGTCCTGCAGTTCGAAGATGGTCTCTTTCATGTCTTTGATTTCTGACTCTCTGTTTCTGGTCTCACCCTGTAGCCTGTCTGCAGGGAGACACGGTTCTTCGAGCTGttcagactgcacctggaatcACAAATGTCCTCAGAACTTTGTATTGAAACTGCACAAATTTGGTAACAAACTAAAATCAAAACACTGACAGAAACAGCTGGAAAACCCAGCAGGGCTGACAGCATCCGTGAGATGCAGGGGTAAAGTTTCAAGTTCAATGACTCTCCATTttgctgctttcttcccacagatggtGCCCTACCTACTggaatttgtttgtgtttcagatctccactGTCCACAGTTTGTTGTTTTAGTCACGGCACTGGcagtccatttttaaaaattcgattacctacagtgaggaaacaggcccttcagcccaacaagtccacactgacccttcgaagcgtaatccacccagccccattcacctaccctatatttatccctaactcatgcacttaacactatgggcaaattagcatagtcaattcacctgacctacacatctgtttggattgtgggagggagccggagcacctggcggaaacacatgcagacacaggaagaacatgcaaactccacacagacagtctcccgaggctggaatcgaactcaggcccctggtgctgtgaggcagcagtgctaaccactgagcaccgtGCCACCCCAGAGAATCCTTTATTCATGGATGGTCAAAGAAGGCTATGATGATTAGACACTCATTAAGCAAAGCAAGTCACAACAGCATTAATCTACTACTGAGAGTGTACACTCCAAAATGATTGCAAATTCAATTGATCAAGAAACACAAAGTGTACTCGCAGAattatcaatatttattttgGTTACAGATTACAGCCTTGGCTTTAGAAGAAATGAGAGTTTGGGAACCTTCTGTAACATTTCTTTGAATATTCTAAATGTATTAATTGTAACTTTTTAAATTCCAGAACATTTCCTTTTAGGGGGAAAGCATCCCCCACTGAAGGGGGCTAGCATTTTCAGGAACTGTGTCCCAgagagagtcagccccttcaggaactgtgtcccagttagagtcagccccttcaggaactgtatcccagagagagtcagccccttcaggaactgtatcccagtgagagacagccccttcaggaactgtatcccagtgagagttgGCATCTTCAAGGGAATGGttggaaaacatttgaaaaacTTCCTTCTCCATGCGGAATTAAAATGTGGTGTTCTGTGtaaacatagaatccctgcagtgtggaagtaggcccttcagccccataccaacccttcaaagagcatcccaccgagACCCAAACCCTCTCCCTACTTTCACCATggctaacttgtacatctttggactgaatgaggaaaccagagcacctcgtggggacccacacagacacggagagaacatgcaagTTCAACACAgacaaggttggaattgaacctggctccctggtgctgtgaggcagcagtgctaaccactgagacaccgtgctgcctACATTCTCAAGCCATTTCTTGGGTTTTGCAGGATTTCAACAGATGTGAATGAGTTTTGTTAAGTAATGTACTAGCTCCTGAGCCTATATTCACCAAGCCCCAGATCTGCAGTGGAGCCAGATCAGTGCCGATGTCCAGGTCCTATTAGTGAACTGTTACAGACATTGAGCGCTGCGTGTAGGTTATTGCTGCATTTTTGTGCAGGTTAAAAGCAAAATTCATTTGACTTCCCTATCCCTAAAACATCCAGGGATCTGCCCGTAGTTCCACAGGAAGCCCCTTCACTCAATGTGTGCTCACCTTTGCTGAGGGGTTGTGCAGGGGAGTGCCTGCATTGGTTGCCTGTAGTGAGTTGTGGCTCAGTGCTGCACAGTCCACCTCCTCTCTGTCAGACTGACCCAGCTTGGCATTGACAGTCACATCTTTCTCCAGCTCCAGCAGTCTGTGTTTCTTCAGCTGATTTCTCAGCCCAGTATTTTCAGTCTGGCTCTCAGCCAGTGAATCTGTGAGTGAAGCATTCCGTTCCTGCTCTGCCTTCAGCACTTTCTGTAGCGTTCTGACCTCATATCGGAGACTTTCCAGCTGGACTTCAGTTCCTGGCTTCTCCTCCTGCAAAGTCAGGTAATTACTGACTGACTGTTGTGTTGTAAACAATTTCCCCTCATGTGGCTGCACACTATCAGCCAGCGCTGTCCCTGTGTTCACTTGTGGACTCTCCTGCAATGGGCTCAGCAGTTTCTCCTTCCCTCTGATCAGCTGCTGGAGTCTCTCCTGCTGGAGCTGGAAGGAACTTTCCAGATTGGCTTTCTCCCCTAGCAGTTTCTCGTTTTCAGCGGTCAGCTCCTGAACAAGCTGTTGTTGGTCAGATAGTTCCTGAAGGGTCGCCTGTAGCTCCTCTGTTGTACAATGCTGCTTCTCTTCCATCTGATGCAGCTTTTCAGCAAGGCAATCTCCTGACACTGAACCAGTGTACCTCAGAGGTTCCTGACTGGAGCTGATattgccttcaacaccattagtGCTCATGAGAGAGGGGTCAAAAACTCTGTTAAGGTCTTTTGAATCTGGATAGGGGGTCACACTGCTCATGTTGGAGAATGAGCTGAGAGATCTCCCCCCATTGACAGCCAGGAGGGTGTTATCGAATGATTCTCTAGTATGATTCCTGGTGCTTTCCAACGAGGATGGGGTACAGAGGCTGCTGCTGGGATCACTA is a genomic window containing:
- the LOC132830436 gene encoding cytospin-B-like isoform X4; amino-acid sequence: MGNQPGKPENQEQGLSCSHRRSAIPTPRDSTTPGKDKLVRERFRIPPGKKAAASLSCDAAAPTRALPTALRSRSQGEESVQARLETQIKALLAEAKAKDFEISKLRCELNQQQNKHEKNDLEELSGFPGKADSQIKTLEQKNQILQNELEETRAERHILQEQLLTLEHLREGVQSVTEGNSLSLEVSLCSDPSSSLCTPSSLESTRNHTRESFDNTLLAVNGGRSLSSFSNMSSVTPYPDSKDLNRVFDPSLMSTNGVEGNISSSQEPLRYTGSVSGDCLAEKLHQMEEKQHCTTEELQATLQELSDQQQLVQELTAENEKLLGEKANLESSFQLQQERLQQLIRGKEKLLSPLQESPQVNTGTALADSVQPHEGKLFTTQQSVSNYLTLQEEKPGTEVQLESLRYEVRTLQKVLKAEQERNASLTDSLAESQTENTGLRNQLKKHRLLELEKDVTVNAKLGQSDREEVDCAALSHNSLQATNAGTPLHNPSAKVQSEQLEEPCLPADRLQGETRNRESEIKDMKETIFELQDHVEQLQTVQLHNNRTILDLEGKVTTLEQQKRELEKQLKMSNKKMKEEAEEWRHFQADLQTAVVVANEIKCEAQQEIHVLKRKLQEAEQGMELLQQELEELRGLILPKCEANLSR
- the LOC132830436 gene encoding cytospin-B-like isoform X3, translated to MSERSKTPGLFTLEKRNYRTPRVDCFKGLSCSHRRSAIPTPRDSTTPGKDKLVRERFRIPPGKKAAASLSCDAAAPTRALPTALRSRSQGEESVQARLETQIKALLAEAKAKDFEISKLRCELNQQQNKHEKNDLEELSGFPGKADSQIKTLEQKNQILQNELEETRAERHILQEQLLTLEHLREGVQSVTEGNSLSLEVSLCSDPSSSLCTPSSLESTRNHTRESFDNTLLAVNGGRSLSSFSNMSSVTPYPDSKDLNRVFDPSLMSTNGVEGNISSSQEPLRYTGSVSGDCLAEKLHQMEEKQHCTTEELQATLQELSDQQQLVQELTAENEKLLGEKANLESSFQLQQERLQQLIRGKEKLLSPLQESPQVNTGTALADSVQPHEGKLFTTQQSVSNYLTLQEEKPGTEVQLESLRYEVRTLQKVLKAEQERNASLTDSLAESQTENTGLRNQLKKHRLLELEKDVTVNAKLGQSDREEVDCAALSHNSLQATNAGTPLHNPSAKVQSEQLEEPCLPADRLQGETRNRESEIKDMKETIFELQDHVEQLQTVQLHNNRTILDLEGKVTTLEQQKRELEKQLKMSNKKMKEEAEEWRHFQADLQTAVVVANEIKCEAQQEIHVLKRKLQEAEQGMELLQQELEELRGLILPKCEANLSR
- the LOC132830436 gene encoding cytospin-B-like isoform X1; the encoded protein is MKGAVNKPIAPVSKQCSRNMERPRASSLTTPGTKSSRPQSSLPTNSQLTKVKSKSSDDLLAKTTGSFTSSSSRLKKTVPMGTITELSEDKAKSSSGLSCSHRRSAIPTPRDSTTPGKDKLVRERFRIPPGKKAAASLSCDAAAPTRALPTALRSRSQGEESVQARLETQIKALLAEAKAKDFEISKLRCELNQQQNKHEKNDLEELSGFPGKADSQIKTLEQKNQILQNELEETRAERHILQEQLLTLEHLREGVQSVTEGNSLSLEVSLCSDPSSSLCTPSSLESTRNHTRESFDNTLLAVNGGRSLSSFSNMSSVTPYPDSKDLNRVFDPSLMSTNGVEGNISSSQEPLRYTGSVSGDCLAEKLHQMEEKQHCTTEELQATLQELSDQQQLVQELTAENEKLLGEKANLESSFQLQQERLQQLIRGKEKLLSPLQESPQVNTGTALADSVQPHEGKLFTTQQSVSNYLTLQEEKPGTEVQLESLRYEVRTLQKVLKAEQERNASLTDSLAESQTENTGLRNQLKKHRLLELEKDVTVNAKLGQSDREEVDCAALSHNSLQATNAGTPLHNPSAKVQSEQLEEPCLPADRLQGETRNRESEIKDMKETIFELQDHVEQLQTVQLHNNRTILDLEGKVTTLEQQKRELEKQLKMSNKKMKEEAEEWRHFQADLQTAVVVANEIKCEAQQEIHVLKRKLQEAEQGMELLQQELEELRGLILPKCEANLSR
- the LOC132830436 gene encoding cytospin-B-like isoform X2, yielding MKGAVNKPIAPVSKQCSRNMERPRASSLTTPGTKSSRPQSSLPTNSQLTKVKSKSSDDLLAKTTGSFTSSSSRLKKTVPMGTITELSEDKAKSSSGLSCSHRRSAIPTPRDSTTPGKDKLVRERFRIPPGKKAAASLSCDAAAPTRALPTALRSRSQGEESVQARLETQIKALLAEAKAKDFEISKLRCELNQQQNKHEKNDLEELSGFPGKADSQIKTLEQKNQILQNELEETRAERHILQEQLLTLEHLREGVQSVTEGNSLSLEVSLCSDPSSSLCTPSSLESTRNHTRESFDNTLLAVNGGRSLSSFSNMSSVTPYPDSKDLNRVFDPSLMSTNGVEGNISSSQEPLRYTGSVSGDCLAEKLHQMEEKQHCTTEELQATLQELSDQQQLVQELTAENEKLLGEKANLESSFQLQQERLQQLIRGKEKLLSPLQESPQVNTGTALADSVQPHEGKLFTTQQSVSNYLTLQEEKPGTEVQLESLRYEVRTLQKVLKAEQERNASLTDSLAESQTENTGLRNQLKKHRLLELEKDVTVNAKLGQSDREEVDCAALSHNSLQATNAGTPLHNPSAKVQSEQLEEPCLPADRLQGETRNRESEIKDMKETIFELQDHVEQLQTVQLHNNRTILDLEGKVTTLEQQKRELEKQLKMSNKKMKEEAEEWRHFQADLQTAVVVANEIKCEAQQEIHVLKRKLQEAEQGMELLQQELEELRGSRSDPSQV